Proteins from one Panicum virgatum strain AP13 chromosome 7K, P.virgatum_v5, whole genome shotgun sequence genomic window:
- the LOC120640767 gene encoding probable serine/threonine-protein kinase PBL7 encodes MGCFPCFGPGREEGLEYYGAKGGGGNGGAAGWAAASSSAAAAGGGGAEAAAPRAERIPAGADKSRAKGNAGSKKELVVLKGANSNAISTQTFTFRQLAAATKNFRDECFIGEGGFGRVYKGRLDGTGQVVAIKQLNRDGNQGNKEFLVEVLMLSLLHHQNLVSLVGYCADGDQRLLVYEYMPLGSLEDHLHDLPPGKEPLDWNTRMKIAAGAAKGLEYLHDKAQPPVIYRDFKSSNILLGEGFHAKLSDFGLAKLGPVGDKSHVSTRVMGTYGYCAPEYAMTGQLTVKSDVYSFGVVLLELITGRKAIDSTRPTAEQNLVSWARPLFNDRRKLPKMADPGLEGRFPTRGLYQALAVASMCIQSEAASRPLIADVVTALSYLANQIYDPSPANTTKKGGGDQRSRVSDSERVVSRNEDTGSSGHRSPSKDRDDSPREHATGTANKGLERERMVAEAKMWGENWREKRRATQGSLDSPKGGG; translated from the exons ATGGGCTGCTTCCCGTGCTTCGGCCCGgggcgcgaggaggggctcgagtACTACGGcgccaagggcggcggcggcaatggcggtgcGGCCGGGTGGGCGGCCGCgtcctcgtccgccgccgccgctggcgggggcggcgcggaggcggcggcgccgcgcgccgaGAGGATCCCCGCAG GGGCAGACAAGTCGCGGGCCAAAGGCAATGCCGGCTCGAAGAAGGAGCTCGTGGTTCTCAAGGGCGCTAACAGCAATGCCATCTCCACGCAGACCTTCACCTTCCGCCAGCTTGCAGCCGCGACGAAGAACTTCAGGGATGAATGCTTCATTGGGGAGGGAGGGTTCGGCCGTGTTTACAAGGGCCGCCTGGACGGCACAGGCCAG GTTGTTGCTATCAAACAGCTTAATAGGGATGGTAATCAAGGAAACAAAGAATTTCTAGTGGAAGTTCTCATGCTCAGcttgcttcatcatcaaaacctTGTCAGTTTGGTTGGCTATTGTGCTGATGGAGATCAACGCCTTCTCGTGTATGAATACATGCCACTTGGATCATTGGAAGACCATCTGCACG ATCTCCCTCCTGGCAAGGAGCCCTTGGATTGGAACACTAGGATGAAAATTGCGGCAGGTGCTGCTAAAGGGCTGGAGTACCTTCATGACAAGGCACAGCCACCAGTTATATACAGGGACTTCAAgtcatcaaatattctattgggaGAGGGGTTCCATGCCAAGCTATCCGACTTTGGTCTTGCTAAGTTGGGTCCTGTTGGTGATAAGTCTCACGTTTCAACACGTGTTATGGGAACATATGGTTATTGTGCCCCTGAATATGCTATGACAGGACAACTTACAGTTAAGTCAGATGTTTATAGCTTTGGAGTTGtcttgcttgagttgattaCTGGCCGGAAGGCCATTGACAGCACCAGACCAACCGCAGAGCAAAACCTTGTTTCATGG GCACGGCCTCTTTTCAATGACAGGCGGAAGCTCCCAAAGATGGCTGACCCAGGGCTGGAGGGGCGATTCCCTACGCGTGGACTTTACCAAGCACTTGCGGTGGCATCAATGTGCATCCAGTCTGAGGCTGCGTCCCGCCCACTCATTGCCGACGTTGTGACCGCTCTTTCCTACCTTGCGAACCAGATTTATGATCCTAGTCCAGCCAACACCACCaagaagggcggcggcgaccagagGAGCAGGGTCAGCGACAGCGAAAGGGTGGTTTCCAGGAATGAGGACACAGGCAGCTCTGGCCATAGGTCTCCGAGCAAGGACCGGGACGACTCTCCCAGGGAGCATGCCACGGGGACCGCGAACAAGGGCCTGGAAAGGGAGAGGATGGTGGCCGAGGCAAAGATGTGGGGCGAGAACTGGCGGGAGAAGCGGCGTGCCACTCAGGGTAGCCTGGATTCTCCGAAAGGAGGTGGGTAA
- the LOC120640768 gene encoding glycerophosphodiester phosphodiesterase GDPD2-like, whose amino-acid sequence MAQPKADVVVVPPAAMPEPDIAAELDALAARSSPSPTTTSGAAPAAARPPLVVVGHRGSGMNALAAAPEDPRARGGDVRENTLRSFNAAAAAAGVAYVEFDVQVTKDGCPVIFHDNFIYTEENGEISGKRVTDLDLDEFLSYGPQRNQEKAGKPLLRKLKDGRILRWEARSEDALCTLREAFEGVDRRVGFNVELKFDDNLAYTEAALAAALRAVLEVVFEHAGGRPVIFSSFQPDAAQLVRKLQDKYPVYFLTNGGTQMYADPRRNSLEEAVRLCVAAGLQGIVSEVRAILRQPAAVAKIKEAKLSLMTYGQLNNVPEVVYVQHLMGVDGVIVDRVLEIAEAVSAFPAAAGESGSSEGGGRCERLGTAAAAGTPSFSTPEMSFHY is encoded by the exons ATGGCTCAGCCCAAGgccgacgtcgtcgtcgtcccgccggccgccatgccGGAGCCGGACAtcgccgcggagctcgacgcCCTGGCGGCGCGTTCTTCGCCGTCCCCTACTACTACCAGCggagccgcgccggcggcggcgaggccgccgctGGTGGTGGTCGGGCACCGCGGGAGCGGGATGaacgcgctggcggcggcgccggaggacccgcgggcgcggggcggcgacgTCAGGGAGAACACGCTCCGCTCcttcaacgccgccgccgccgccgccggcgtcgcctaCGTCGAGTTCGACGTCCAG GTGACCAAGGACGGCTGCCCGGTCATCTTCCACGACAACTTCATCTACACTGAGGAAAAC GGCGAGATCTCAGGGAAGCGCGTCACCGACCTCGACCTGGACGAGTTCCTCTCCTACGGGCCCCAGAGGAACCAGGAGAAG GCCGGGAAGCCGCTGCTCCGGAAGCTCAAGGACGGGAGGATCCTCCGGTGGGAGGCGCGGTCGGAGGACGCGCTCTGCACGCTGCGCGAGGCGTTCGAGGGCGTCGACCGCCGCGTCGGCTTCAACGTCGAGCTCAAGTTCGACGACAACCTCGCCTACAcggaggcggcgctcgccgccgccctgcggGCCGTCCTCGAGGTCGTCTTCGagcacgccggcggccggcccgtCATCTTCTCCAGCTTCCAGCCCGACGCCGCGCAGCTCGTCCGGAAGCTGCAGGACAAGTACCCT GTGTACTTCCTGACGAACGGCGGGACGCAGATGTACGCCGACCCGAGGCGGAACTCGCTGGAGGAGGCCGTCAGGCtgtgcgtcgccgccggcctgcaGGGGATCGTGTCGGAGGTCCGGGCGATCctccggcagccggcggcggtggccaagATCAAGGAGGCCAAGCTCTCGCTCATGACCTACGGCCAGCTCAA CAACGTGCCGGAGGTGGTGTACGTGCAGCACCTGATGGGGGTGGACGGCGTGATCGTCGATCGGGTGCTGGAGATCGCCGAGGCCGTGTCGgcgttccccgccgccgcgggggagtCGGGCTCCTCCGAAGGAGGCGGCAGGTGCGAGAGgctggggacggcggcggcggcggggacgccgaGCTTCTCCACGCCGGAGATGTCctttcactactag